In Pseudomonadales bacterium, the sequence CCGACGATTGGATCGGCGCCCGGAGTCACCAGATTCGAAGAGAGACCACCATTGCCTGACGAGGCAAAGGAGGTGGCGCCAGCGGTGGCGGAGACGTAGCTTGCCGTTCCGCCGTCTGACGAGAACTGCCAGCCATCCAGGTTGCCATTTTCGAAACCGCCATTCGTGAACATCACGCCGGCCATTGCAGGGGCTGCAATCAGCATGGCCGAAAGCGACAGTGCTGCTTTTTTGATTACCATTTTTTTGCTCCTCAGTTACTTGACTCTGGGAATGGATCCCGCCCAAGAGAGGCCACGATGTCATCAGGTTTGATTTGCCACCGTACCGCACTCAGCAGTCATATAAGCACTAACCGTGCCACACTGAATAAAATGGTTATTTTTCTTTTTTATTACAATATGTTGTGTTAAAAATTTCAAGACTCATAAGGTTTTTTGAGGTGGTGTCTTAAGCAAAGTGTAAAATATGTTGACAGGCGGTGGGCTGTTGCAGCGCACCACGCCCGGGTCGAATTTCAGCAGGGAGTGATCCGGGCAACCCTGCCTACAACCCCTTGCAGTAGACCTGCGAGTTGCGCTGGTAGTTGTAGAGCGAGCGCTTCTCATCCGGCAGGTCGTCGACGGTGGCCGGGACAAAGCCGCGCTCGCGGAACCAGTGGGCGGTGCGGGTGGTGAGGACGAAGAGCCGGGCGATGCCCTGCTGGCGGGCGCGCTTTTCGATCTGCTCGAGCAGCAGGTCGCCGCGTTCGCCGCTGCGGTAGTCGGGGTGGACGACGACGCAGGCCAGTTCGCCGCTGTGGCCATCACTGAAGGGGTAGAGCGCGGCGCAGCCGATGACGCTGCCATCGCGGTCGATGACGCTGAACTGGCCGATCTCCTCTTCGAGCCGCTCGCGCGAGCGGCGCAGCAGGGTGCCATCCTCTTCGAGCGGGCGGATCAGCTCGATGATGCCGGCGACATCGTCGATCAGGGCCGGGCGAATCTTCTCGTAACGCTCATGGCTGATCAGCGTGCCGGCGCCGTCGCGGGTGAAGAGTTCGCGCAGCAGCGCGCCATCCTCGCCAAAGCCGATGAGGTGGCTGCGCTGCACGCCGGCGCTGGAGGCGTGCAGGCAGCCACGCAGCGCCGGGCTCGATGTCAGGCTGGCGTCATCGAGCCGCTGGCGAATCTCGCTCGGCGTCAGTTCGCGCAGCAACTGGCCGTCGCGGTCGAGCACGCCCGGTTTTTCGCTGTAGGCGATCAGCTTGTCGGCGCGCAGCGCGATGGCGGTTTCGGCGGCCACCTGCTCGAACGAGAGGTTGAAGATTTCGCCGGTCGGCGAGTAGCCGAGCGGCGACAGCAGCACCACCTCGCCCGCTGCCAGATGGCGGTGAATCGCTGCATGGTCGATGCCGCGCACCTCGCCGGTGTGGTGAAAGTCGATGCCGTCATGCACGCCATGCGGCTTGGCAGTGACGAAGTTGCCGCTGATGACGCCGAGCCGCAGCCGCTGCTGCGATGACTGCGACAGCAGCGCCTCGATCTCGCTGCGCAGAATGCCAACCGCCTGCTTCACCGCTTCGAGCAGCTCGAGGGTGGTGATGCGCAGGTGGTCATGGAACTGGCTGCGCAGGCCGCGCTGTTCGAGCGCCGCCTCGATCTGCGGTCGCGCGCCATGGACGATCACCAGCCGCACGCCGAGGCTGTTCAGCAGGGCGATGTCCTGCACGATGTGGATGAAGTTGGCGTGGGCGACGGTCTCGCCGCTCAGCATCAGCACGAAGGTGCGGCCGCGGTGGGCATTGATGTAGGGCGATGAGTGGCGGAACCACTTTACATAGTCGATGTCGCTGCCGTTCACGGCCTCTCTCTTCAGCGGGTGGTGGCGGGGGCCAGACAGAGCTGGCCGATCAGATCGGTGAGCAGGTCGACGCAGGGGCGGATGGCATCCAGCGCCAGGAACTCATCGGGCTTGTGGGCGCAGTCGATCTCGCCGGGGCCGAACACCACCGTCTCCAGCCCCAGTTCGGTCAGAAAGGGCGCCTCGGTGCCGAAGGCGACCGCCTCGCTGGCGTGGCCGGTGAGCCGCTCCAGCAGTCGCACCAGCCCGGCGTCGGCGGCGGTCTCGAAGGCGGGCAGACCGGGGAACAGCGGCTGAAAGTCGATCGGCATGCCGAGCTGCCGGCTCAGCCGGTCGAGCCGCTCGCCGATCATCTGCCGCACGGTGTCGATCTGCATGCCTGGCAGCAGGCGCAGGTCGAACTGCAACTCGCAGTCGCCGCAGATGCGGTTGGGGTTGTCGCCGCCATGGATGCAGCCGAGGTTGAGCGTCGGCGTCGGCACCGCGAAGGCCGAGTTGTGGAACTGCGCGCCCAGCTCATCGCGCAGCTCGAGCAGCAGCGTGATCACCTGCTGCATCCCTTCGATCGCATTGCGCCCCAGCGCCGGATCGGAGGAGTGGCCGGCCTGACCGACCACCCGCACCGACTCCATGGTGATGCCCTTGTGCAGCCGCACCGGCCGCAGGCCAGTCGGTTCGCCGATCACCGCGTGGCGGCCGCGCGGCCGACCCAGCGCGACCAGTTGGCGGGCGCCGCACATGCTGCTCTCTTCGTCGGCGGTGGCGAGAATGATCAGCGGCGCGTTCAGCTTCTGCCCGGCAAACTGGCGTGCGGCCTCGATCGCCAGCGGAAAGAAGCCCTTCATGTCGCAGCTGCCCAGGCCATGCAGACGGCCTTCGCGCTCGGTCAGCCGGAACGGATCGGAGCGCCACAGTTCAGGGTCGCAGGGCACGGTGTCGGTGTGGCCGGCCAGCACCAGGCCGCCGGGACCGCTGCCGAGGGTGGCGATCAGGTTGCGCTTGGCGGCGCCGCCGGGACCGCGGCCGGCCTCGGTCACTTCGATGGCAAAGCCGAGGCGGTCGAGCCAGTCGGCCAGCAGCTCGATCACCGCGCCATTGCCGAGGTCATGCGCCGCGCTGGTGGCGCTGACCGACGGGGTGGCGACCAGTTGCGCGAGCTGTTCGGTGAGTGAGGGCAGGTGGCGCAGGCGCATGGTGGATTCCGGCCGATGGATGTCGCCATTCTGCCCAGTTTGGTGCGGGCGGTCCATGCGCCGCGGCGCTACACTTGCAGCAGGCTCATTGGTTAAGCTGCCCGCTCATGCCCTCATCATTGCAAGGTCCCGTGCCCATGAAGTCGAGTGAATCGCTGTCGCAGTCGGCCGACCGGAAGCTCGATCTGCGCCGGCTGCTCGAAGCATTGCAGGCGCAGGGTCGGCTCAGCCGGTCCGACTTCGAGCAGGCGCTCGGCAAACCGCGCGATCAGGCTGCCGTGGCGCTGCATCCGCTGGTCTGGATTGCCCGCCAGCAGTATGGCGATGCGCAGCAGAGTGGCCGGACGCTCGATCTGGAGACCTTGACGCAGTGGCTGGCGCAGCAGATTCCCGACCAGCAGTACTACCACATCGATCCGCTGAAGATCGATGTGGCGGCCATCACCGAGGTGATGTCGTTCGCCTTCTCGCAGCGCCACCAGATTCTGGCGGTCGAGGTCCAGCCGCAGGAGGTGGTGGTGGCCAGCGCCCAGCCGCTGGTGCAGGGCTGGGAGCCCGACCTCGCCCATGTGCTGCGCAAGCCGATTCGCCGGGTGGTGGCCAACCCCGAAGAGATCGAGCGGCTGTCGGTCGAGCTCTACACGCTGGCGCGCTCGGTCAACAGCGCCTCGGCGCGCGGCGCCGGGCCGAGCCATCCGGGCCTTGGCAACCTCGAACAGCTGCTCGAAATCGGCCAACTGAAATCGCCCGATGCCAACGACCAGCACATCGTCAACATCGTCGACTGGCTGCTGCAATATGCCTTCGACCAGCGCGCCAGCGACATCCACATCGAGCCGCGCCGCGACGTCGGCAACCTGCGCTTTCGCATCGATGGCGTGCTGCACACCGTCTATCAATTCCCCAGCGCGGTCACCGCTGCCGTCACCAGCCGGCTCAAGGCGCTCGGGCGGCTCAACGTCGCCGAAAAACGCAAGCCGCAGGATGGCCGGCTGAAGACCCGCGCCCCGGCCGGCAACGAGGTCGAGCTGCGCATCTCCACGCTACCGACCGCCTTTGGCGAAAAGATGGTGCTGCGCATCTTCGACCCCGAAGTGCTGCTGCGCAGCTTCGCCCAGCTTGGGCTCACCGCCGACGATTTCACCCGCTGGGAGGGGATGATCAACCAGCCGAACGGCATCGTGCTGGTCACCGGCCCGACCGGTTCGGGCAAGACCACCACCCTCTACTCCAGCCTCAAGCGCCTCGCCACCCCCCAGGTCAACCTCTGCACCATCGAAGATCCGATCGAGATGATCGAGCCCACCTTCAACCAGATGCAGGTGCAGCACAACATCGACCTCAGCTTCGCCTCCGGCGTCCGTGCGCTGCTGCGGCAGGATCCGGACATCATCATGATCGGCGAGATCCGTGACCTCGAAACCGCCGAGATGGCGATCCAGGCCGCGCTGACCGGCCACCTGGTGCTGTCGACGCTGCACACCAACGACGCCCCCACCGCCGTCACCCGCCTGCTCGAGCTGGGCGTGCCGCCCTACCTGGTCAAGGCGACGCTGATTGGCGTCATGGCCCAGCGGCTGGTGCGGATACTCTGTCCGCACTGCAAACGGGCCGAACCGCTCGATCTCGACGCCTGGCAGGCACTGATCCACCCCTTCAAGGTCAATCCACCGGCGCGGATGTGCGTGCCGGTCGGCTGTCTGGAGTGCCGCGAAACCGGTTTTCTCGGCCGTGAAGGCATCTACGAAATTCTGACGCTGAGCGATCTGGTCAGAGAGCAGATCACCGCCCAGTGCGACCTGACCGCCCTGCGCCACATGGGACTGCGCGAGGGGATGCACACGCTGCGCCTCTCCGGCGCCCGCAAGGTGGCGGCCGGCCTCACCACCGTCGCCGAGGTGCTGCGGGTCACGCCCAACGAGATGCGCGGCTGAGACCGGGAGCGCAGGCTGCTCCTCTGATCAGCAAAGGGGGTGTTGGGTGCGTGCCTGATTCTGGTGGGCGGAGGAAAACAGTTCGAGTCTGAGTCCATTTTTCCTTTCCCTTTGCGATTCGTCATTACTCCGGTACATGGCCAGCTTCGCGCTGATGCCGGATGGCAAGAACAAGAACGATGTCCTGCTCCACCTCGTGGCTGTATAACGCAAGGTAACCAGACTTGCCGCGAGAGATGACAAGCTCTCGCAACGCCTGCTCCGCAGGGCGTCCGATCAGTGGATGGTTTGCCAGGACTTGCATCGCTTCGGTGATGAGCCCCACCGTCTGTACAGCGCTTTCTGGATCAGCCTCGACGAGAAAGTCAGTGAGTCGATCAAGATCAGCCAGCGCTCGCGCGGTGTAGATCACGCGCGCCAAGAGTGGGCTCTTGGCTTGGGGAGAGACTTGCCTTGTGCGCGGGCTTGCAGATAAGCATGAACATCCTCAGATGCGTATCCCTCGCCAGATTTGATGGCTTCTTCTCGCGAAGCGATTGCATCGGTCACGAACCGTGCCCGCCTTTGCGCATTTGCAGCAGCGGTGCGGATTGCATCAACCATGAACGCATGCGGGGTGATGCCTTGCTGCTTGGCGGCAGCGACAGCAAGCTGCTTTACATCATCAGGGATTTTTAATGACGTCGTAGACATGGCCGGGCCTCAGGGAAGGTGTCACCATGGTAACATCGCTTGGGAAATCGCGACAGATTGGTCCGGCGCCACTGCCCGCAGTGTGCATCGTGCGGCGCTGCTGGAGTGGCCCAGTGCGGCAAACGAAAAAGCCCGCAAGCGTGAACTGCTTGCGGGCTTTTGACGTGGTTGGCGGAGCGGACGGGGCTCGAACCCGCGACCCCCGGCGTGACAGGCCGGTATTCTGACCAACTGAACTACCGCTCCGGAACGGTGCGCGCTTGGTGGGTGGAGAGGGATTCGAACCCCCGACATTCGCCTTGTAAGGGCGACGCTCTACCAACTGAGCTATCCACCCAGCAGCGCAAGAAGAGGGGCATTCTACGGAAAATCACCTCTCTGTCAATTGGAGCTTCGGCTGTTATGAGCGAATATGAGCGAAGAGGCTGGTCGGATCGGAAACGTAGAGGGCAGCCGGGCGCGACTGTATAATCGCCGCCCTTTTGCTGGGCTGGACGATGGAGATCTACAAAGAGTTTGTTTTCGAAGCGGCGCATCGGCTGCCGGCGGTGCCTGCCGGGCACAAATGCGGGCGGCTGCATGGGCACTCGTTCCGGGTGCGCGTCGTGGTGGAGGGGAGGCCCGATCCAGTCAGCGGCTGGCTGATCGATTTTGCCGAGATCAAGGCACGCTTTGCGCCGCTTTATGCGCAGCTCGATCACAACTATCTGAATGAGATTCCGGGGCTGGAGAATCCGACCAGCGAGCAGTTGGCGATCTGGATCTGGCAGCGGCTGAAGCCGCTGCTGCCGGCGCTGTGTCGCGTCGAGCTGCAGGAGACCTGCACGTCGGGCTGCATTTACAGCGGCGTCTGATTCAGCGCGGCTGGGGTCTGGTTTCGCCGGTGAGGTCGTGGGTGACCGGCTGGATGCCAGCCTGCCGATAGGCGCGAAACCGTTGCCGCGACAGCTCACGCTGGAGTGGATCGCTGGTGACGATTTCGGCCACGCGGTTGAAGCCGACAAAGCCGCCGGGCAGTGCATCGGTCAGGTTGATCAGCAGGTCGTCGCAGCGATCGAGCCGGATGCGGTCGTCGAGGAAGATTCGCTGCCCCTCATCGGCCATCTGCTCGCCATGCGGCAGAAAGCTCTCGGCCCGAAAACTCCACAGCAGTGCGTCGAGCTTTGCCCGCTGCGGTTGATCGCTGATCAGCAGCAGGATGGCGTGGCCGAGGCGATGGGCTTTCTCCACCAGACGACAGACGAACAGGTCGCGGGCATGCGGGCTGCCCTCGGCCAGCAGGTAGAAGTCGACCTGGGTGGACACCGTCAGGGCTGCGCTTCCGCCTGATCCAGCAGGTAGTGGAGCAGGGCAGGCACTGGGCGCCCGGTCGCTCCCTTCTCTTTGCCACCGCTGATCCAGGCGGTACCGGCGATGTCGATGTGGGCCCAGGGATACTTCTCGGTGAAGCGGGAGAGAAAGCAGGCGGCGGTGATGCTGCCAGCCGAGCGGCCACCGACGTTGGCCAGGTCGGCGAAGTTGCTCTCCAGCGCTTCTTCGTACTCTTTCCACAATGGCAGTGACCAGAGCCGGTCGTGGGTGGCTTCGCCGCTGGCGGTCAGGGCTGCGGTCAGCGCCTGATCGTTGCTGAACAGGCCGCTGGCATGGTGGCCGAGCGCCACGACGCAGGCGCCGGTCAGGGTGGCGATGTCGATCACCGCCTTGGGGTTGTAGCGTTCGGCATAGGTGAGGGCATCACACAGGACCAGACGCCCTTCGGCATCGGTGTTGAGCACTTCGATGGTCTTGCCGGAGAGGCTGGTGATGACATCGCCCGGCTTGAGGGCAGTGCCACTGGGCAGGTTCTCGCTGGCGGCGATGATGCCGACCAGGTTGATGGGTGCCTTCAGTTCGGCGATGGCCTGCATCACGCCCAGCACACTGGCGGCGCCGCACATGTCGAACTTCATCTCGTCCATGGCTGCGCCGGGTTTGAGGCTGATGCCGCCACTGTCGAAGGTGATGCCCTTGCCGACCAGCACATGGGGGGCGCTGTCTTCGGTGGCGCCCCGATATTCGAGAATGATCAATTTGGGCGGTTGTGCGCTGCCGGCTGCGACCGCCAGCAGGGCGCCCATTCCCAGGGCTTTCATCTCCTTGGCATTGAGCACCTTGAGTGACAGCGCATCGTGCGCCTGTGCCAATTGCTTGGCTTGGTCGGCGAGGTAACTGGGGGTGCAGAGGTTGGGCGGGAGGTTGCCGAGCTCCCTGGCCAGGGCAACGCCATGGGCCATCGCGCTGCTCTGATTGATCAACTGTTCGCACTGCGATGGACTGATCAGGTCGCTGCGTTGCAGCGTGATTTTTTTCAATTTCTGCTTGTCATCGGGCTTGTTGCTGCCCTTGGTGGCCTGGTATTGGTAGCGGGCCGTTTCGGCACCGAGGATGATCTGCCGCACCATCCAGGCTTGATCATGTCCCGCCACCTCGAGGCCGTCGAGGCTCCACAGCAGGCTTTTGGCGGTGGTCGCCTTGGCTTGGCCGATCACGCTTCTGATGATCGACAGAAAATCCCTGGCGCTGATCTGCGCCTTTTCGCCCTGCGCCAGCAGCAACAGCCGTTCGGCCTTGAGTCCGGGCACCTGATGCAGCAGCAGGCTCTTGCCGGCCTTGTCGGGCAGATCACCCTGTTTCAGTATGGCGCCGATCCACTCCTGGGTCTGTGGTGGAAGCCGCTTGATTGCCGCACTGGGTTGCAGTTTTGGCAGCAGACCGAGAACCAGCATGCCGGCGGCTTGCTGCTCCGGAGCGGCTTTGGTGATCTTGTATTCCATGGGTACTCCAGGAGGAGGAAGAGAAAACGGCTGGATGGTATCGAGGGCGACCAATGCTAATCGAGCCTCCGGGCGCCAACAAGCGTCTTGAATCCATGCAGTGTAGAATGGCGGCTCTTCGACCACTCTGGCAGTGCGACGCCTCTTTTGATTCTACTTCGCTATCTATTCCGGCAACTGGTTGGCGCCACTGTCGCGATCAGCTCGATTCTGCTGCTGGTGGTGATCAGCAGCCGTCTGAGCCGCTATCTGGCCGATGCCGCCAGTGGCAAGCTGGCGCCCGATCTGCTGTTCGCGATGATCGGTTACCGCATTCCCGGTGTGCTCGAGGTGGTGCTGCCGCTCGGGTTTTTTCTCGGTGTGCTGCTCACCTATGGCCGGCTTCATGTCGATCGCGAGATGACCGCGCTGGCCGCCTGCGGCTTCAGCGAACGGCGGTTGCTGCTCTACACCCTGTTGCCGGCACTGCTGACGATGGTGGCGACCGCCGCCGTCACGCTGCTGTACAACCCCTGGGGTGCTGCCAAGGCCGAGCAGCTGCTGCATCGGCAGTTGGCCAGCAATCAGTTCGATGCATTGACCAGTGGCCGCTTTCAGACTGACCCCCACAGCGGACGGGTGATCTACATCGGCCAGAGCGAAAACGGAGATCTGCGCGAAGTGTTCGTGGCTGAACGCCTTGCCGATGTCTCGCAGCACAGGGGTGCAGTCGATGATGCACCGGTGGTGGTGGTCGCCACCGCTGGCCGACTCGACTACGACCCGGCCACCGAGCAGCGTTATCTGCATCTGCAGGCCGGGACCCGCTACCAAGGCTGGCCGGGTGAACCACAGATGCGCGTGACCGACTTTGCCGAACTGGGGCTGCGCATCGCCACTGCCACTGGCGAATATCAGGTCCGCAAGCTTGATTCGATCCCCACGGCGCAGTTGTTCGACAGCCACGAAGCCAGCGCCGCGGCCACACTGCTCTGGCGTCTTTCCCCCCCACTGATGGCACCGATCATGGTACTGATCGCCCTGCCCTTGTCGCGAGTTGATCCACGACAGGGTCGCTTCGCCCGCTTTTTGCCCGCCATGCTGATCTACTTCACCTATCTGATTCTGCTCACCACGCTGCGTGATCTGGCGGCCGAGCGGGGCAAACTGCCGCCGATGGTGATCTGGGCAGTGCATGGGCTGTTTCTCGCTGCCGGTGTATGGATGAGTCTGCTCGGGAGCGGGCGCGCTTTTCTTCAAAGTGGCCGAGCCAGAGCAACCCGATGAGCAGGCTGAGCTGTTTCAACCGCTATCTGTTCAGGCAGCTGACGCAGACCACTCTGGTCGTCATTCTGGTGATCGCCGGGCTCGACCTGCTGTTTGCGTTGCTGGGGGAGATGGAAGATCTCAGTGAAAACTACCATTTGAGTGATGCATTGCTCTTCGTGGCCATGACCTCGCCCAGGCAACTGTACGAGGTGACGCCGTTCTGTCTGCTGATCGGCGTGCTGATCGGGCTGGGCAACCTGGCCCGGCAGAGTGAATTGGTGGTGATGGGCAGCGCGGGTGTCTCGAATTGGGGAATCGCCTGGTCGGCCTGCCGTCCGGTATTGCTGTTCATGGTGGCGACGACCCTGCTGGGAGAGTGGGTGGCCCCGGCTGCCGAACAGGCCGCACAGAACTGGCGAGCGCAGCTCAATGGCGACGGCCTTGGGCGTGCGGGCGAGGGGACCTGGTTGCGTGATGGTCCTGATTTCGTCTACTTCAGTGCCATCACCGCGCAGGGCGACCTGCTGGGTGTGACCCGTTACCAGTTCGATCAGGAGCGCCAGTTGGTTCGTCTCAGTCATGCGCAACGGGCCTCCTACGCCGAGGGGCGATGGCAGCTCGACCAGGTGGCCGCCACCTGGCTGACGGCGGAGCAGAGTCAGAGCGAGCAGCTGGCACAACAGGCTTGGCCAAGCACCTTCACTCCGGCGCTGCTGCAGGTGCTGGCACTGAAACCGGATCGACTTTCGGCCATCGAGCTCTACCGCTATGCCGTTCACCTCGATCAGCAGCGGCTGGAGTCGGCGCCGCACTGGCTGGCATTCTGGAAGCGGCTGTTTCAGCCGGCGGCAACCCTGGCGCTGGTGCTGATTGGAATTTCGTTCGTTTTCGGGCCGCTGCGCGAATTGACGATGGAGACGCGGGTCTTTGCCGGGATTGCGGTAGGCGTGGTGTTTCATTTCGCCCAGAACATCCTGGGGCCGGCCAGCATCGTGTTTCAGTTTTCGCCGATCTGGGCGGCGGCACTGCCACCATTGCTCTGTCTGCTGTTTGCGTTGCGTTGGTTGAGGCGCGCTGGCTGAACGCTATCCGCCGCGCTTTTTCCTCTTCTTCTCCGGCTTGGGCAGTTGGACCACCAGCGAAGATGACAGCCGGTCATGCCAGGTCATCCGGTCGCGGTCGACCAGCATCCAGCCATAGCCCAATCCGAGACAGAGCAGCGAAAACAGTGCCCCAAAGAAGCGCAGTACCGCTTGGGGCAGCCTGATGGTCGAGCCATCGCTGTTCTGAATGCGCAGACGCCAGGCCTGCATGCCGAGGGTCTGTCCATGTCGGGTCCAGAAATAGGCAAAAAAGCCGAAGGTCGAAATCAGCAGAATGCTCTGATAGAGCGCCCCCCGCGCCGCCACCTTGCCGGCGGCCAGCGTATCGCCCTGCAGTTGCAGCGCAATGAAGATGTAGGCAGCAGTGATACACATCAGCAGCGCAACGACCAGCAGCGTGTCGTAGAGCATCGCGCCCAGGCGGCGCAGCAGCCCTGCCGGGGGATAGGAAGAGGGAGGCATTGCTGTTCCGGGATTCCTGAGCGGGTCGTCGAGGCGCCGCATGGTAGCAAAATTGCGATCGGCGAAAAAAGCCGCCGACGGTTGGCATTCGGGTCGAGTCTTCGGCCTTGCTGGAACCGCAAGGATGTTATAGTTGGCCACTGTAAATAGGCCTGCAGCGAGACGAGAGGTTTTGGGGCGATTGGTCATGCACTTCAGCCAGCGTCAACTCATCGATCAATTGCGCAGTGAGGTGATCAGCCAGGTCACCTCAGCGGTGCAGCGCACCTTTGAACAGATCGAAGAGAAGGTCTTTGAAAAAGCCGAACAGGCGCGCAGCAACCAGGAGCAGGCCGCCGTTTTTGATGACTTGCGAGAGATTCGTTTCCGCTGGCCGATGGTAACGGAGCACTTTCTGGAGGGGGTGAGCGAACAGATCAACCGGTTTGCGCGCAATCAGCCACTGCCGCCGATCGGTGGGCGACCGGCTGCGACCGGCGGTGGCCTGTCACTGGTGGATGAACATGTGCTCAATGAAGAGATCATCATTGGCAACATGGTTCAAAGCGCCAATGCGCAGTTCCATCAGTCGATCCATGCCCTGAATCAGCGCCTGGCACTCCTATCGCAGGGCCGAAAGCTCGAAGAGTGTGACAACCCCTTTGGCCCGGAGCGGCTCGGAGAGGCTTGCCGTGGTGCTGTCCGCTTGCTCAATCTTTCCGAAGAGATCAGGCAACTGGTTTTGAAATCCTTCGGCACCGAGGTGCTCGAGAGGCTGGGCCGGCTGTATGACCGCTGCAACGACCTGCTGATCGAGGCGGACATTCTGCCGAATCTGGCTTTTGAAGTCCGCCGTCTGCATGGAACGAGCGGCAGTTCGCAGCGGCCATCGACCGAAGAGAGCGCTGAGGCATCTGATTCGCTTCAGGAGCGGGTGTCGCAGCCCTCCGGTTTCGATGCCCGTCCCACATCGCCGTCGGAGCTGTTTGCCCAGGTTCAGTCGATGCTGGCGCAGCCGGTACCCTTGGTCCCGGAGCCCATGGCGATGATGACCGGGGCTGCTGCGCACCCGGCAATGGATCCGGCACTGGCCTATTCGACAGGCGGGGTGCCGATGCCCGCAGTGCAATTCGTGTCTTCCGCGATGGCTGCGGTGCCCGGTGGGGGGCAATCAGCGGCCATGGCAGGAGCGCCGCCGTTGATGTCGGCGCCATCGCTGCGCAGCATGGGGTCGATGCGCCCGGATGGCGTGGCACTGGTGGGCGATGGTGCCAGTTACACGCCTCACCAATTGGCGCAGACGGTCGATCAGATTCAGCATCACCAGTATCAATCTGCCGCTCAGGTCGACCATGCGCAACTGCTGACGGTCGAAGCAGTCAAGCGCCAGCTGCTGGAGCAGGTCGAGAAGCTCAACAGCATTGCCGGAGAGGTGAGGCAGGTCGCTACGGTCGATGCCGACCTGATCGACCTGGTCGGCATGCTGTTCGAGTACATGCTCAACGACGAGAATCTGCCCGATTCGGTGAAGGCGCTGTTGAGC encodes:
- the lptF gene encoding LPS export ABC transporter permease LptF, translated to MILLRYLFRQLVGATVAISSILLLVVISSRLSRYLADAASGKLAPDLLFAMIGYRIPGVLEVVLPLGFFLGVLLTYGRLHVDREMTALAACGFSERRLLLYTLLPALLTMVATAAVTLLYNPWGAAKAEQLLHRQLASNQFDALTSGRFQTDPHSGRVIYIGQSENGDLREVFVAERLADVSQHRGAVDDAPVVVVATAGRLDYDPATEQRYLHLQAGTRYQGWPGEPQMRVTDFAELGLRIATATGEYQVRKLDSIPTAQLFDSHEASAAATLLWRLSPPLMAPIMVLIALPLSRVDPRQGRFARFLPAMLIYFTYLILLTTLRDLAAERGKLPPMVIWAVHGLFLAAGVWMSLLGSGRAFLQSGRARATR
- the queD gene encoding 6-carboxytetrahydropterin synthase QueD — encoded protein: MEIYKEFVFEAAHRLPAVPAGHKCGRLHGHSFRVRVVVEGRPDPVSGWLIDFAEIKARFAPLYAQLDHNYLNEIPGLENPTSEQLAIWIWQRLKPLLPALCRVELQETCTSGCIYSGV
- a CDS encoding DNA polymerase III subunit chi produces the protein MTVSTQVDFYLLAEGSPHARDLFVCRLVEKAHRLGHAILLLISDQPQRAKLDALLWSFRAESFLPHGEQMADEGQRIFLDDRIRLDRCDDLLINLTDALPGGFVGFNRVAEIVTSDPLQRELSRQRFRAYRQAGIQPVTHDLTGETRPQPR
- the argA gene encoding amino-acid N-acetyltransferase; the encoded protein is MDYVKWFRHSSPYINAHRGRTFVLMLSGETVAHANFIHIVQDIALLNSLGVRLVIVHGARPQIEAALEQRGLRSQFHDHLRITTLELLEAVKQAVGILRSEIEALLSQSSQQRLRLGVISGNFVTAKPHGVHDGIDFHHTGEVRGIDHAAIHRHLAAGEVVLLSPLGYSPTGEIFNLSFEQVAAETAIALRADKLIAYSEKPGVLDRDGQLLRELTPSEIRQRLDDASLTSSPALRGCLHASSAGVQRSHLIGFGEDGALLRELFTRDGAGTLISHERYEKIRPALIDDVAGIIELIRPLEEDGTLLRRSRERLEEEIGQFSVIDRDGSVIGCAALYPFSDGHSGELACVVVHPDYRSGERGDLLLEQIEKRARQQGIARLFVLTTRTAHWFRERGFVPATVDDLPDEKRSLYNYQRNSQVYCKGL
- the argE gene encoding acetylornithine deacetylase, which translates into the protein MRLRHLPSLTEQLAQLVATPSVSATSAAHDLGNGAVIELLADWLDRLGFAIEVTEAGRGPGGAAKRNLIATLGSGPGGLVLAGHTDTVPCDPELWRSDPFRLTEREGRLHGLGSCDMKGFFPLAIEAARQFAGQKLNAPLIILATADEESSMCGARQLVALGRPRGRHAVIGEPTGLRPVRLHKGITMESVRVVGQAGHSSDPALGRNAIEGMQQVITLLLELRDELGAQFHNSAFAVPTPTLNLGCIHGGDNPNRICGDCELQFDLRLLPGMQIDTVRQMIGERLDRLSRQLGMPIDFQPLFPGLPAFETAADAGLVRLLERLTGHASEAVAFGTEAPFLTELGLETVVFGPGEIDCAHKPDEFLALDAIRPCVDLLTDLIGQLCLAPATTR
- the tadA gene encoding Flp pilus assembly complex ATPase component TadA: MKSSESLSQSADRKLDLRRLLEALQAQGRLSRSDFEQALGKPRDQAAVALHPLVWIARQQYGDAQQSGRTLDLETLTQWLAQQIPDQQYYHIDPLKIDVAAITEVMSFAFSQRHQILAVEVQPQEVVVASAQPLVQGWEPDLAHVLRKPIRRVVANPEEIERLSVELYTLARSVNSASARGAGPSHPGLGNLEQLLEIGQLKSPDANDQHIVNIVDWLLQYAFDQRASDIHIEPRRDVGNLRFRIDGVLHTVYQFPSAVTAAVTSRLKALGRLNVAEKRKPQDGRLKTRAPAGNEVELRISTLPTAFGEKMVLRIFDPEVLLRSFAQLGLTADDFTRWEGMINQPNGIVLVTGPTGSGKTTTLYSSLKRLATPQVNLCTIEDPIEMIEPTFNQMQVQHNIDLSFASGVRALLRQDPDIIMIGEIRDLETAEMAIQAALTGHLVLSTLHTNDAPTAVTRLLELGVPPYLVKATLIGVMAQRLVRILCPHCKRAEPLDLDAWQALIHPFKVNPPARMCVPVGCLECRETGFLGREGIYEILTLSDLVREQITAQCDLTALRHMGLREGMHTLRLSGARKVAAGLTTVAEVLRVTPNEMRG
- a CDS encoding type II toxin-antitoxin system RelE/ParE family toxin; protein product: MARVIYTARALADLDRLTDFLVEADPESAVQTVGLITEAMQVLANHPLIGRPAEQALRELVISRGKSGYLALYSHEVEQDIVLVLAIRHQREAGHVPE
- a CDS encoding leucyl aminopeptidase, whose protein sequence is MEYKITKAAPEQQAAGMLVLGLLPKLQPSAAIKRLPPQTQEWIGAILKQGDLPDKAGKSLLLHQVPGLKAERLLLLAQGEKAQISARDFLSIIRSVIGQAKATTAKSLLWSLDGLEVAGHDQAWMVRQIILGAETARYQYQATKGSNKPDDKQKLKKITLQRSDLISPSQCEQLINQSSAMAHGVALARELGNLPPNLCTPSYLADQAKQLAQAHDALSLKVLNAKEMKALGMGALLAVAAGSAQPPKLIILEYRGATEDSAPHVLVGKGITFDSGGISLKPGAAMDEMKFDMCGAASVLGVMQAIAELKAPINLVGIIAASENLPSGTALKPGDVITSLSGKTIEVLNTDAEGRLVLCDALTYAERYNPKAVIDIATLTGACVVALGHHASGLFSNDQALTAALTASGEATHDRLWSLPLWKEYEEALESNFADLANVGGRSAGSITAACFLSRFTEKYPWAHIDIAGTAWISGGKEKGATGRPVPALLHYLLDQAEAQP